Proteins found in one Arcobacter sp. F155 genomic segment:
- the ilvA gene encoding threonine ammonia-lyase encodes MITLDNIKEAKENLKDVAQNTPLTLAPILSETFRSEIYFKKENLQLTGSFKLRGAYNRIANLSQEKRDKGVVAASAGNHAQGLAYAAKQFGCNATIFMPEATPLTKVSGVKSHGANVVLIGENFDEAYAAAMKYKEENGVEFIHPFADDDVIAGQGTISLELLEEIPDLKQIVVPIGGGGLIAGIAIAAKAINPDIKIIGVVASGARGMKESYKSQTPIDSASVRTIADGIAVRDVNPKLLDIIIDYVDHIVEVTDNEIANAILFLLEKHKLVVEGAGAVSTAAIMHDKIDNIEDSKVCAIISGGNIDVTMLSQIIEKGLVKSYRKMNLIVKLMDKPGSLTHLSDIFRDCGANIVQIDYDRDSVKLEFGEAQITISLETKGEEHQKTIGEKLKQSGYRFKQI; translated from the coding sequence CCTATTTTAAGTGAGACTTTTAGAAGTGAAATCTACTTTAAAAAAGAGAATCTACAATTAACAGGAAGCTTTAAATTAAGAGGTGCATACAATAGAATTGCTAATTTATCTCAAGAAAAAAGAGATAAAGGAGTAGTTGCAGCTAGTGCAGGAAATCATGCGCAAGGTTTAGCATATGCAGCTAAACAGTTTGGCTGTAATGCAACTATTTTTATGCCAGAAGCAACTCCTTTAACAAAAGTAAGTGGCGTTAAATCCCATGGAGCAAATGTTGTTCTAATAGGTGAAAACTTTGATGAAGCATATGCAGCAGCAATGAAATACAAAGAAGAAAATGGAGTTGAATTTATTCACCCATTTGCTGATGATGATGTTATTGCTGGACAAGGAACTATTTCACTTGAACTATTAGAAGAGATACCTGATTTAAAACAAATTGTTGTACCAATTGGTGGTGGTGGTTTAATTGCAGGAATTGCAATTGCTGCAAAAGCTATAAATCCAGATATCAAAATCATAGGTGTAGTTGCAAGTGGTGCAAGGGGTATGAAAGAATCATATAAATCTCAAACTCCTATTGATAGTGCAAGTGTTAGAACTATTGCAGATGGAATAGCGGTACGTGATGTTAATCCAAAACTTCTTGATATTATTATTGATTATGTAGATCATATTGTTGAAGTAACTGATAATGAAATTGCAAATGCCATTTTATTCTTACTTGAAAAACATAAACTTGTGGTTGAAGGAGCTGGTGCTGTATCAACTGCTGCTATTATGCACGATAAAATTGATAATATAGAAGACTCAAAAGTTTGTGCAATTATTAGTGGTGGAAATATTGATGTAACTATGCTTTCACAAATTATTGAAAAAGGTTTAGTTAAATCATATAGAAAGATGAACTTAATTGTAAAACTTATGGATAAACCAGGTTCATTAACTCATTTAAGTGATATTTTCAGAGACTGTGGTGCAAATATTGTACAAATAGACTATGACAGAGACTCAGTTAAGTTAGAGTTCGGGGAAGCCCAAATTACAATATCTTTAGAGACTAAAGGTGAAGAACATCAAAAAACAATTGGTGAAAAATTGAAACAAAGTGGTTACAGATTTAAACAAATTTAG